DNA sequence from the bacterium genome:
ACCGCGCCTCAAGGCGGGGAGACGTACGACGGCAAGGGCGTGGCCAGTTCCGGGTTCCTTCATCTCAAGGGGAACTACTCGCTCACGTTCACGAAGCCCGGACGGTATGCGTACCTGTGCCTGCTGCACCGGGGGATGACCGGCACGGTCGTGGTGCTGTCGCCGGGGAAGAAGCTCCCGGCCGCGCAGGCCGACCTCGACCGCCTGGGCGCGCGGCAGGTGCAGGGCGCGCTCGCAGCAGGCCGGTCATTGCTCACCGGCACCAAATGGTCCGCCATCAAGGGGGCCAAGGCAACGGCGTACATCTCGCCGATGGTGGGGACGCTGCCCGGGGCCGCGTCCGTGATCCGATTCGTTCCCGAGGCGCTCACGATCAAGGTGGGCGACACCGTGCAGTGGGTGATGCGGGACCCCATCGAGCTGCATACGATCACGTTCTCAGGAGGCGATCAGCCGCCGGACTTGGTCACGCCGGAGCCCCAGCCCCAGGGTCCGCCAAAGCTGTACTTCACGCCGAAGACCGTGGTGCGCATCGGCGGGACCGCGCAGGTCGGCGGTGGCTTCAACAATTCCGGGTTCATGGCGTTTGACGCTCCGGGTCCAAGGACGTACTCGCTCACGTTCACGCGGCCGGGGACATACACGTACTGGTGCGTCGTCCACGTGCCGCAGGGGATGAAGGGCGTGATCAACGTCCAATAACCAACTACCAACCCTTCTTTCGGAGATAGAGACTCAGGACAATAGCGCCTTCTGCGATCAATCCCAGGGGGAAGGACCAGGATGTCCACGATTCCAACCGATGAGCGCGAAGAGAGCCCACCAGGAACGACAATGCTTGGGACGGATGGCCGAGGACGGCGCTCGAAAGGTCCTCCCAACGGTCAGGATTGAGGACACTCACTTCTTCGCTGGGACCCACCGTCAGCGCGAGAAAGAGCCCGTGCCCCCACATCGACGCACACACGATTGCAATAGTCCAGAGCAACCAGATGGTGCGTTTTCGTTCCGTGGGGCGCCGGGAAGCAGGTTGTGGAAGAGCCGTCCAAGTCGTCACACCTAGAGATATCCGCCTTCAGGCCGCCTCACGCCCCCGTTCTTTCGGATCAACCTCTGATTCTGCCGGATAGATCTCCCGAGTCAAGCTGGTGAGTAACCACGTCTAGAAGGCCTAATTGAGTTCGCCATGAAGAACGCGATATATGCAGATGCGCGGCCGATGAAGTCACCCTACCGTCCGCGCGGTTATACGCCCAGATACTGCTGGCGGACGCCGGGGTCGGCTCGGAGGCGGGCGGGAGGACCCTCGAAGACCACGCGACCCTTGTTGAGCACGTAAATCTGGTCGGCGATCTCGAGCGCGAGGCTGAGATTCTGTTCGACCAGCAGCACTCCGAGGCCGTCCTGCCGGAGCTCCTCGAGGACTTCGCGCACGCGGGCCACAAAGCGCGGCGCGAGGCCCTCGGTGGGTTCGTCCATCAATAGTATCCGAGGGCCCTGGACGAGCGCCCGGCCGATCGCCAGCATCTGCTGCTCTCCCCCTGAGAGGAGGCCTCCCAGTTGGTGGGCGCGCTCGGCGAGAATCGGGAACCTCGCGTGCACGCGGTCGAGCGGCCACCCACCCGGCCTCGGCGCCAGGGTGAGCTGCTGGCGGACCGTGAGATCCGGGAAGATCCCGCGGCCCTGCGGGACGAGCGCGATCCCCGCCCGGGCCACACGGTGCGGAGGTGCTCCGGTGATGTCCTGCCCGTTGAATGTGATCCGCCCCGCGCGGGGCGGGGTCAGCCCCATGACCGTCCGTACGGTCGTGGTCTTTCCGGCCCCGTTCCGGCCCAGGAGGCACGTGATCATAGCGGGGGCGGCCGTGAGCGTCACGCCTTGGAGGATGTGGGAGTCTCCGTAATAGGTCTCGATGCCGGCGAGTGTCAAGAGCGGTGCGCTCATGCGCGGGCGGGCGGCGGCGCGCCGAGGTAGACTTCCTGAACCCGCGGGTGTCCTCGGACCTCATCGGGGGTACCGCTCGCGATCACCTCTCCGAGATGCAGAACGGTGATCCGATCGGCGATGGCAAACACCACATCCATGTCGTGCTCGATGATGACGAGCGTCTGCTCCCGCCCGAGCCGGGAGAGGAGCGACGTCATGCCGGCCGTCTCGGCCGGGGACATGCCGGCCGTGGGCTCGTCGAGGAGCACCACGCGGGGGCGTCCCGCAAGCGCGACCGCCAGCTCGAGCTGGCGTTGCTCTCCGTAGGACAGCACGCGCGCCGGCAGCGATGCCCGTTCCTCGAGCCCCACGCGGGCGAGGAGAATAAGCGCGGCTTCGCGGAGGTCGCGCAGGCGGCCGGTGGGCGTGAGAAGCCGGCGGGTCGCCGTCGTGTGGGCCTGGACCGCGAGCCGGACGTTCTCTACCGCTTCGAGGTTCTGGAGCAGGTTGTTGCGCTGAAACGTACGG
Encoded proteins:
- a CDS encoding ABC transporter ATP-binding protein, which translates into the protein MSAPLLTLAGIETYYGDSHILQGVTLTAAPAMITCLLGRNGAGKTTTVRTVMGLTPPRAGRITFNGQDITGAPPHRVARAGIALVPQGRGIFPDLTVRQQLTLAPRPGGWPLDRVHARFPILAERAHQLGGLLSGGEQQMLAIGRALVQGPRILLMDEPTEGLAPRFVARVREVLEELRQDGLGVLLVEQNLSLALEIADQIYVLNKGRVVFEGPPARLRADPGVRQQYLGV
- a CDS encoding plastocyanin/azurin family copper-binding protein, whose translation is MSKVVGVLTALVLVFSAFAGSGTAQSSPATWKVAIGGETPDHGIQAQVFAPGTITIHAGDTVAWTMAALFDHTVSFLSGAKPPNPVVPQPGGKFLFNPLVTAPQGGETYDGKGVASSGFLHLKGNYSLTFTKPGRYAYLCLLHRGMTGTVVVLSPGKKLPAAQADLDRLGARQVQGALAAGRSLLTGTKWSAIKGAKATAYISPMVGTLPGAASVIRFVPEALTIKVGDTVQWVMRDPIELHTITFSGGDQPPDLVTPEPQPQGPPKLYFTPKTVVRIGGTAQVGGGFNNSGFMAFDAPGPRTYSLTFTRPGTYTYWCVVHVPQGMKGVINVQ
- a CDS encoding ABC transporter ATP-binding protein; amino-acid sequence: MGAILVTERLTRRFGGVIAVNGVSLDVAAGERHAVIGPNGAGKTTLFNLISGELVPSSGHVRLGDHPITGLAPNKIATQGLARTFQRNNLLQNLEAVENVRLAVQAHTTATRRLLTPTGRLRDLREAALILLARVGLEERASLPARVLSYGEQRQLELAVALAGRPRVVLLDEPTAGMSPAETAGMTSLLSRLGREQTLVIIEHDMDVVFAIADRITVLHLGEVIASGTPDEVRGHPRVQEVYLGAPPPARA